The sequence CGAAGATCCTGACGCGCGACGGCAGCGCCAAGACCGGATGGCGACCGCCCTACGACGCCACGGTGATCGAGCGCTTGCGACGCGCCGACGCAATCGTGATGGGCAAGACCAACATGGATGAGTTCGCGATGGGCTCGTCCAATGAAAACAGCGCCTTCGGTGTGGTAAAGAACCCCTGGGACGTGACTCGCATTCCCGGTGGTTCCAGCGGCGGAAGTGCAGTCGCGGTCGCGACCCAGAGCGCCCCGTTGTCACTCGGTAGCGACACGGGTGGATCCATCCGCCAACCCGCCGCCCTCACCGGCGTCGTGGGTGTGAAGCCCAGCTACGGACGCGTGTCGCGCTACGGGTTGGTAGCGTTTGCGTCGAGCCTGGATCAAATCGGGCCCTTCGGTTTCGACGTGGCGGACTGCGCCCGGCTGCTCGAAGTGATCGCCGGCCGCGATCCGCGAGACTCCACTAGTTCCGAGCGGGCCGTCGGCGCCTACGAAGACGCTTGCGATCGCGGGGTAGCCGGACTTCGCATCGGTGTGCCCGCGCAATACTTCGCAGACGGGCTCGAACCCGCAGTGCGCGCTCGCGTGGAGGCAGGCCTCGAGACGCTCGAGGCCGCTGGCGCCCGGTTGGTGCCCGTAGAGCTACCCACCACCCGCCACGGCGTCGCCACCTACTACATCCTGGCGACTGCCGAGGCGTCGAGCAACTTGGCGCGCTTCGACGGCGTGCGTTTCGGCGCGCGCGCGGGCGGCGCGCGAACTCTCGACGATCTCTACCAGAAGACCCGTGCCGAAGGCTTTGGGGCGGAGGTGAAGCGGCGGATCTTGCTCGGCACTTACGTGCTCTCCGCCGGGTACTACGACGCCTACTACGAGAAGGCGCGCCAGGTGCGACGTCTCATCGCCGCCGACTTCGCTCGCGTGTTCGAGAGCGTCGATGTGCTCGCCGGACCGACGAGCCCCACGCCGGCGTTCACCCTGGGCGAGCGCGTCGACGATCCGCTGAGCATGTACTTGGCCGACGTGTATACGCTTCCCGCGAGCCTCGCCGGGCTATGTGCGCTGTCGGTGCCCGTGGGGCTCACGGAAGCGAACGAGCGCTTTCCTTCCCTGCCCGTCGGTCTGCAGCTCTTGGCACCCGGGTTCGAGGAAGAGCGCCTGTTCGCCGCCGCGGGGGTAGTCCAGCACGCATTTCCATTTCAACCTCCAGAGACGACTCAGACATGACGGAATCCCTCATCGTTCGCCCACTGCAGCGGGCTGATGCTCATGGCCTGGCAGCGCTGTTTGAACGCACGGGAAGCCCCTGCTACTGCCGCTGGTGGCACTTCAGCGGCGACAAGAACGCTTGGCAAGATCGCTGCGCCAACCGCCCGGAAGAGAGTCGCCAAGAGCTCACCCGCGCGGTGGAAGCTGGCTCCGAAGAGGCGCGCGGTATCGTTGCGCTGAGTGACACGACGATCGTGGCGTGGATGAAGCTGAGCCCAAGAACCGCGGTCGACAAGCTGTACTCGCAACGGCTCTATCGCGGTCTGCCCTGCTTCGAGGGCGCAGCGGACGGCGTGTGGACCATCGGCTGCTTTCTCGTCGACGAGGCGTTTCGGGGACGTGGGGTGGCGGAGCGCATCCTGCGGGCGGGGCTCGAAGAGGCGCGTCGCGCCGGCGCGACGTCCGTGGAGGCCTTTCCCCGACGGGCCGACGACTTGGCAGCGGAGGAGAAGTGGACCGGAAGCTACGGTACTCTGCGCCGCGCTGGCTTCGCCGTCGTGAACGACTTCGGTCCCTACCCCGTGCTGCGATGCGAGCTGTCCGGCAGCTGAATCTCTTGCTCTGCGCCCTGGGCCTGTCGGCGTGCCAGCGCTGCTCCGACGAGCGCAAGCCCGCACCCAAGGCCGTGCCCCTGCCAACGGAGCTGGACGTACCGTTGTCGAAGGGGCTGACGCTGCCAGCTCGAGAGCAGCGCGACAGCGCCACCGGTATCGGCCTCCCCCCGGCTTGTCGGATCGCGCTACCGCTTCACGCGCTATCGATCGGATCGCGAGACGTAGTCTTCACTTCGACGCGCCGGCAGCTTTCACGACTCGCCATCCTCGAGCGAAGCACCGATCCCGTCGCGTCGGCGGTGTACGATTTCGCCACGGGAGCTGCCGCGCCATCCCCCTGGTTGGACGCGTCAGCCCCGCCCCCTGCGGATTTCTTCGCTGACCAATGGGCATACGGCATGACGCGGGTCGCCGAGGGCAGCGTGACTGCAGCCGCGTTCTGGCGTGCCGAGGCCGGCGCGGCATTCCGCGTCGCGGGTGACCAGTTGCAGATCGCAGACGTGGCGTGCTCGGACGAGGACTGCGCGATGCTCACCACGATCGCGCGCAACACCAAGGCGCCCGGGGCGACTCTGACGTGGCTGTCGAAGCCCGGTTCCGTGGATGTCGCCCCCGAGGGGGACAGCGACTGGGAACCCCTCGGTATCCTGCAGGTCGAGGCTGATCGAGGAAGAGCGAAGGTTGCCCTTCACGCCCCGACGCGTCTGCAAACCTGGACCGTGGCGGCAGAGGGAGCTGCCCTGGAGCGATCGATCGACACGCCCCACGGCGTGTATGACGCCGTGCAGGCCGCTCGGGTCTTGGTCCTTTCGCCAGGGCTTCCGCCCACGAAGCCATGTCAGGAAGGCGGCTTCCCGATTCAAGTCCATGCCGATGGCGAAAAGCGCGCGCCAATCCGCGCGTCGGGGCCGCCCGACGGCGTCATCGCGCGTGCGCTCGGCCGCGGCAGCGTAGTGGCCTGGGTCGCACCCGCATCCTGTCGCCTGATCGAGCAGCGGATCGTCGGCCTCGCCCTGCTCGACGCCGAAGGACGACAAGTGGGATCGACGATGACGGTCACCGAAGCCAAGGGCTTCGCGCTGGCGAGCGACGGATCACGACTGGCACTGTGGCTTCGGACCCGTGAGCACATCGTGCATCTCACGGCGGAATGCTCGCTCTGAGTGCCGCGCGGCGATTGCCCACTTGGAGTGCCGCGCGGAAGATTGCGTGCGCCGAGTGCCTCGATTGCCCGAAGCTGGAGCCGGGAACTCAGTGCGCGAGCAGCACCGCGCGGAAGCCCGGGGCGACGATCACGCCCGCGCTGAGCCCGATGAATACGGCACGCAAACCATCTTCCAAGCGCATGCGCCCTGCCAGCACCTGTTGCTCGAGGCTGGTTGCGAGCCCCGGGGAACCCACGAGTTGCCCGAGAGCGCTGCGCTCGGCAGGGGTGAGGCCGAGCTCGCTGAGGGCGACGCCAGCAGCCGGATTGCGCGCCAGGGGACTCCCTCCGCAAATCTTCAGCACGGCGTACAGCTCGTCGGAGCTGTACGCATTGCGCACCGCTGCGCTGACGAGTTCCCAGGGACTGCGCGACGACGGCGCCACCTCGTCCAGGCTCTGCTCGCCATCGAAGAACTCGAGTTTGCCCGAGCGCCACGTCCCCAACTGCACGAATCGGCTTTCCAACTGATCCGTGAGCTGACGCACCAACTCCGAGCCGCGCAGCACGCCCTGGCGCACCAGGCTTTCGCCGAGTCGCGTG is a genomic window of Polyangiaceae bacterium containing:
- the gatA gene encoding Asp-tRNA(Asn)/Glu-tRNA(Gln) amidotransferase subunit GatA, giving the protein MTTSHSTTARGIADAVRSGNTSAEAVVLAALGRARQTDDLGAYLSLMEDDALTRARTLDERRERGEKLGPLAGVPIAVKDAICAAGHPTTAGSKILTRDGSAKTGWRPPYDATVIERLRRADAIVMGKTNMDEFAMGSSNENSAFGVVKNPWDVTRIPGGSSGGSAVAVATQSAPLSLGSDTGGSIRQPAALTGVVGVKPSYGRVSRYGLVAFASSLDQIGPFGFDVADCARLLEVIAGRDPRDSTSSERAVGAYEDACDRGVAGLRIGVPAQYFADGLEPAVRARVEAGLETLEAAGARLVPVELPTTRHGVATYYILATAEASSNLARFDGVRFGARAGGARTLDDLYQKTRAEGFGAEVKRRILLGTYVLSAGYYDAYYEKARQVRRLIAADFARVFESVDVLAGPTSPTPAFTLGERVDDPLSMYLADVYTLPASLAGLCALSVPVGLTEANERFPSLPVGLQLLAPGFEEERLFAAAGVVQHAFPFQPPETTQT
- a CDS encoding GNAT family N-acetyltransferase; amino-acid sequence: MTESLIVRPLQRADAHGLAALFERTGSPCYCRWWHFSGDKNAWQDRCANRPEESRQELTRAVEAGSEEARGIVALSDTTIVAWMKLSPRTAVDKLYSQRLYRGLPCFEGAADGVWTIGCFLVDEAFRGRGVAERILRAGLEEARRAGATSVEAFPRRADDLAAEEKWTGSYGTLRRAGFAVVNDFGPYPVLRCELSGS